In Beggiatoa leptomitoformis, the genomic window GAAGGCAAAGAATACATCGTACAAGATGGCGATGTGATGCACTTCCGTTTTAATGTTTAAGTAAAATTAAGATGTTAGACGGTGTATGACGCTATCGTTTATACACCCGACATCTACAATTATTAACAAGTAGGTACACCCTTTTAAATCAACTAACTAAATGCGCTTTCCACATGGGAAATTAGCACCAAATACAAACTAAACAAACTATCGTTGCCAAAATTACCCATTGATTTTACCGAATAATAAAGGGAAATATATCAAGCGGATTCCTTCACCATCTGTTGTAACACCGTCCACAACTCTTCCTGCTGCGCTGGTGTCAGTGTTTCATACATCAACAAAAATACCTCCAGTTGTGTTTGCTCATCCAAACGACAACGGATTGCCTCTGAAGCAAGCTCCCCCTCGCGGAGAAAAACATCACTAAGATGATCTACAATAGCCTGAGTATCAGTACGATTTCTTATGAATGTGCTAATAACAATTCTCTCTTAAGTATCAATATATAAGCACTTGGTTCTTAAGATACACCCTCTTAATTACACACCCTGATTCAAATTCAAAAAAAATGCCGCTAACAATAAATCCTCTTCCGTATCAATATCTAACGCGCGAGATTTAGGCATAACATAACCTTGTGTTTGCGCATTTAATAGCTTACGGGTTTGCAATAATGTGCTGGTTTTTGCAACGTAAACAGCCCCATTTAAAGTAAACATGGCAGGCAAATCTTGCCGACGCGGGGGGATATCTTGGATTAAAGGCTGTAAATAACCTTGACTATCTTGCTGAAAACACCAGTAAGGATGTGCATCAGGCTCTGTTACACTCACACAAAATTCAGCTTGTTGGTCTATACACTGTTGAATCGCTTGGTCTATATCTAGCGCAAGTCGTAATGGCGACGTTGGCTGTAAAACCACAACATAATCATAAGATTCTGCGACTGTTTGTATTGCATGAATAATCGGCTCTATACCCGCTGTCTCATCTTGCGCTAATTCAGCAGGACGAATAAAAGGGACTT contains:
- a CDS encoding cytidylyltransferase domain-containing protein — encoded protein: MYKNYSFLAIIPARGGSKGVKRKNIRPLAGKPLIAWTIQSAQQSAYLDRFILSSEDAEIIATARQWGCEVPFIRPAELAQDETAGIEPIIHAIQTVAESYDYVVVLQPTSPLRLALDIDQAIQQCIDQQAEFCVSVTEPDAHPYWCFQQDSQGYLQPLIQDIPPRRQDLPAMFTLNGAVYVAKTSTLLQTRKLLNAQTQGYVMPKSRALDIDTEEDLLLAAFFLNLNQGV